The proteins below are encoded in one region of Hordeum vulgare subsp. vulgare chromosome 3H, MorexV3_pseudomolecules_assembly, whole genome shotgun sequence:
- the LOC123441981 gene encoding NAC domain-containing protein 72-like, whose product MASPAPPGSSSFYSSEGELATFPNPSFEWEETGHRVSPYQFHPSPPPQTLAHGLAAASLQTASASPTSPPPPHEPAPGFSFCPSDSELVSFYLRPRISGQPLPDAAKQFLHEADVYATDPASLVSGYLPGSARAKGESKNWYFFSLVKPKSAQDARKSRIVGGGKGSWKQERGNDVVGAEGHAVGRLEKFTYTPNPKEDKKPPEWLMREFSVDQQDGGQPRPVLCLCKIYQSPRFLKSASKNSASARKRKTPEDESLHASAPKKSNASMDESSAARRQLQFPPLLPPSNLPSPVPSPPPPAPNPVVEVEDDFWEQIREDPAFNCGWEELCDLSPCSLAAVAPTPLGSSHGSQCA is encoded by the coding sequence ATggcgtcgccggcgccgcccggcTCTTCCTCCTTCTACTCAAGCGAGGGCGAGCTCGCAACCTTCCCGAACCCGTCGTTCGAATGGGAGGAAACCGGCCACCGCGTCTCTCCCTACCAGTTccacccgtcgccgccgccgcaaaCCCTAGCCCATGGCCTCGCCGCGGCCTCCCTCCAGACCGCTAGCGCGTCACCCACCTCGCCACCGCCTCCTCATGAGCCCGCGCCCGGCTTCTCCTTCTGCCCGAGCGACAGCGAGCTCGTGTCCTTCTACCTCCGCCCAAGAATCTCCGGCCAGCCCCTCCCGGACGCCGCCAAGCAGTTCCTCCACGAGGCAGACGTATACGCCACAGATCCAGCTTCCCTCGTCTCCGGCTACCTGCCAGGCTCAGCGAGGGCCAAGGGCGAGAGCAAGAACTGGTACTTCTTCAGCCTCGTGAAGCCCAAGAGCGCCCAGGACGCCCGCAAGAGTCGGATCGTCGGAGGAGGCAAGGGCTCATGGAAACAAGAGCGAGGGAACGACGTCGTCGGCGCCGAGGGCCACGCCGTCGGGCGCTTGGAGAAGTTCACCTACACACCCAATCCCAAGGAAGACAAGAAGccgccggagtggctcatgagggAGTTCAGCGTCGATCAGCAAGACGGCGGCCAGCCGAGGCCGGTTCTTTGCCTCTGCAAGATCTACCAGAGCCCGCGGTTCCTCAAGTCCGCCTCCAAGAACTCCGCGTCCGCGCGCAAGAGGAAGACGCCGGAAGACGAATCCCTGCACGCGTCTGCGCCCAAGAAGAGCAATGCCTCCATGGACGAATCATCCGCAGCCAGGCGGCAGCTCCAGTTTCCGCCATTGCTTCCTCCATCAAATCTGCCATCGCCCGTCCCTTCGCCCCCTCCTCCCGCACCAAATCCCGTGGTGGAAGTCGAAGACGACTTCTGGGAGCAGATTCGTGAGGACCCAGCGTTCAACTGCGGCTGGGAAGAGCTATGTGATCTCTCGCCCTGCTCATTGGCGGCAGTGGCACCGACCCCGCTGGGATCCAGCCATGGAAGTCAGTGCGCTTGA